In Solanum lycopersicum chromosome 3, SLM_r2.1, the genomic stretch TAACCTGTTCAGCCAAGTTATCATCAACTTCATCTTATCAAGAAATATATCCAATCCTAGGGGGGAAATCCCCATTTTAGCAACTGCAAAATCAATCAACTAATAGAGCAGGTACAAAGCATTTATGTGCAAGCACAGCTAATTATCTGCCAATTAGAAGAATCTCGCCAAAGAAATTCACACCCACTTCGAATTATAAACATAACCATCAACAAGTAAACCCATAATTGAAATTGGAATTGAAACAAAAGTAGAACTAGAATTTTGAAACCTGATGAATTGGAGAAGTGAGGCTGCATTTGAGAGGATAAAGTTGGACGCTTTGGTCTTGGGTTTCCAGAAAGGGGAAAATTTGTCGAGCATTTGGAATCGCCgcaattgtaattattattaaaatcataaaaatgtggaaatcttgaagaatatgatattgatgatgatgtggATGAAGCTGACAGCTGCCATGGCGACGGAGTCTgagataatatattcaatcccGCCATTGTCggctctctctctctttcacaTGCACACAGTGAGAGAGAGTTCTCAGCAAGTGTTTGTGTTGCAGCTTTTTGTGGATATTCAGTTACAAAACGATCGGTTTAGATTTAACCAAGAGGAATCCAtgcttgattttttcttttttatgggGAAAAACAATAACCAACTAACATatcaaaatacatttaaaatcacaagattcaaacaataaattttatattccctTGAATTTTAGTTCCAAggacaaatttttttgaaatggatttagataaaaatatttaatatttaaaatttatttaaaattacaagattcaaaaaaaatatgtttgacttTGTGAGAATTATTTATAGCATATAGTTGATTCcactttttgttgaaattatcattttttaaattgcGTAAACATACTATCAATCATATACATAGTTCTTAAATTGAGAGATTTTTCGAGATACAAACTCTCTACCTCATAAAAATAGGCTAAGGACTACTTGTGTACTTAATCTTTTCAAATCCTACTTGTGAAATCATATTAGATATGTTATACTATAAAAATCATCCCagtaattgtttttaaaatgtgaattcattttttaagaAGATTGTAGTAAGAGAAATATTTGAGTCCCTGAAAATTGTGGGAAAGAATTTAGTGAGTTTATAATTTTAtccatattaattataaaatagatGATTAAATACTTAAGATTTTCATAATATTGAGGatataatgaatttaaaatatttgtcctttcttgatttgtcaaaatgtaCGAGTAATTAGAGACAACTATAAAAGGAAATCtgaacaagtaattagggatAAAATTTTTTGATAAGCAAATGATATATATAGAAGATTGAGACAAATCATTCTAAATTACAAAAGCTGGCAAAGGTAACAGGGTTGAAAAAACTAGCATGTAAAGAATCACCTGCATGATTTTCTTGAATTACAACTGAGGAAGTTGCTCATTTTTTACTGCTAAAGTTGCTCATTTAAGTCTATTTCTAGTATGTCAAAGCCTTTACAGCAAAAGAGTGGACAAAAGGAACACTCAATGTGAATTTTGAATCAGTTACTCTCATAAAAAAAGCCTAGGGAGGAGCCAAGTTGCAAAAAAGCCCCTTTATAGAATATCTCATCTGCTTCAGCATTTGCTGCCTCATTTGGTTAGTCTTGTATCTTCAAGTTTCATGTTTGGAACAATGTCTCAAGCAGCTTTGGCGAAGACAAACACGCGACTGACTTGAACTTAGGCATAGGAAAAAGAGACACTTATTAGGGAACTACATATAATGACAACTCAAATGTGCTAATTTTGAATAATAACATACAAGTACCTTTTCTTGTCGGTATTTAGCACGTATGACATTTAGAAGGCAGTTATTTATATTCAATTGTAGACCTTGTAGTGCAATAACTGTGGTTTTCAGATGTTGAGCCTTGTAATAGGTATAGTGCTCCAGTGTTGGACTCTGTCAAAGTAGCAGGCATAAGTTCTACACGCCAGAGGCATGCAAAAGCTAATGaattaaagtaaaagaaaacaagaaattcAAGAAGCAAACCCATGGGTGGCTTGACTGATCTAGAGTCCATCTCGCAAGGAATACAGATGATGCAGCAATAGCAGACGGGGTGAATTTCAAGAAGCCATATTCGAGCAATGTCAGTTCGGTGAGATAATTAGCCAAGAACTCTAGCTCCAAATTGGGATTCTGAAATTACGTATCATTCAGCAATACAATTAAAATTCAGTACAGAGAAAAGTTCTGTTGTCATTCTTGGCATTCAAGTGATGCACATTAATTCATTACCTTGTAAGAAGCTTGTGCTGCTCTTATAAATCTCCTACAAATAGCATCATACATATGAAAGATGAAAATTTTCAGTTTTCACATAGacgaaagaaaaagaaacactATGCTGTTATACACATGTAAAAATAAACCATGGCTGAAACAAAAGTACCTGAGGAAGGTCTTTGCAGTTGGAGTTGAGAGTCGGAAACCTAGAAAGTTCAGAACAAGAATCTCCATTGCCAGGACCTGCTCCACACTTTAGTATATTAGAACCTTCAGTTCGTCCAACTTGTATATAATAATATCtgaaaaccattttttttctGGGAGTTCTGTAAGATGATAGAGAAATAAAGGGGAAAGGGGAGGTGTCGACATCTTTTTTAGTAACCAAAAGGTTTCATGCAGATATAGTATTTCCTTTGAACTGTACACATAAAATCATTGTTGACAGTATGCTGCATAAGTTGCATTTCTTGTAGGAGTTCCTCGAGATTCTCTCATAATATACATTAGACACAGATCTACTTCCAATATTTGCTAGCTTGAAATAAGCATGGAGATTCATGTAGACCTAGAAGTTCTAGAACTTAAGAAAAACCTCAAAAGCTTGAAGGGAAATAGACACCCTGATAGTTATACCAAATAATATACATTACACAATGACACATAAAGAGAACGTAAACTGCATGTGAAGTTTAGAGAGGAGAGATATATGAATGACCAAGTTCATCAATTAGGTTGTCCATGGGAAGTACAGAAAAGAACCCAAAGATATCATCTTAAACTAGCTAATAGCTTACTATGCAGGAACTGTGCTTGTCCTTCCCACCCTTGTTCGTCACGTAATGCAGAAATTCTAGATCCTGTTGTGAGAACTTGAAAGAGCAGTATTCTACCTCATTTTTCGTGTAAGCATTGTCAGTGATGAAACAGAACTCCTCAACACGTGGACCACACATCTCTTCATATTTCCTTCAAAATTGGAAGAAAAATCCATGTTCAGCCAGATaaaatgtatttctttattCCGGGATAAAAGGAAAGATTTTTAATACTAAGTGCAAAGTGATCGCGAAAATGCTTGATGTCCTCTTTTTTTACAGGTGAAGGCACACTGCAGTCTGCAAATGTTGGCTAAGCATTTCTTCATAAGCACACATATATATGGAATGATGAGTTTTGTTTTGTCAGATTCTGAAATGAGTGGAGTCCTTAGTCTTGGCCCTACATGCACTTCGTAGCTAAGACGTCTCCAACTATTAGGCATGGCCAACCCATCCAAAGATTCTGAAGTAGTTTTCTGTTtgatttagaaagaaaatatccTGCATTTCTTTGACTGGAGTTTCTTTCTCTTTTAagcatttcaagaaaatattttcccaGAAAGCAATATTTCAAAGAACCTGTAGTAGTAAAAACAGTTGTGTCGAGCTTACGAGGCAACTAGCATGCAAGTGATTCCAAGGAGCTGGAGGTTTTTCCTTTCCACATAGTTTTTAGAGAGAAATAGATCGATAAAGTGAACAGCAAGATAGAGTGTATCTGGCACCAAGTTATATTCCTCCGACACCTGAAACAAGATCAGACAATGACCTTAGCAACCAGCTTTCTTATAAAGCATTTCTAAAATCAGCAGGCATCTAACAACCATTAGAGCTGAAAAGGTAAAGGAAGGGCCAGAGAGGCGGGACGAATCCATCATCAAGTAGAAATTATACGGACTTATCTAGCACCAAATTCACAAGAATCTTACAAATGATTTATCATGAGTAAAATCACGTACGATCTTTACAAGCCTTATTCAAAACTGATCTAAGATGAATCAGCACCAGATGATGAAAACCCAGAACGAAATTGTAAGTTGCTTGTCCAAGTTAATACTGTTAGGAAATTGATCTGTTTCACATTTATTTGTTCAAGATGAATCAAGTACTAATAATTAGAATATGTCAGAACCGGAAGACATAACACAATATGCTTCAACTATTcagtttcttgttttttttttagataaacgCCAACTTACCTCCACAATCCAGTCGACAAGGATTGCACGCATACTTTCTGTGATATCTCGCTGGAGTGTTTCCATGAAATTTGAAAGCGGCCATCTAATTAGCTGGAGAAATACAAATCAGAGACTGCATTAGGATAAGTTTACAGTTATCCACTGCAACTGAAAAAGACTACGGCTACTGCTTGACACCAGTATCCTAAAACAAGGAAATCTCAGAAGTCATACAAGTCGAGATTTGGATTCAGAAATTAAGCAAATAATGCTTGTTAATATGCAGATAAAAACATTCGATAAGTAGGTGTCACAGTGGAAAGTGTTCTTGATCTGAAGTATCCAGCATTCTCTCATAAGTGAACATATATTGAATGTATGAAGGAGGATTagcaaagaaaagaaacaaaatggTTGCAGATAAAACTGAAATTATAACGGAAGTTGAGCATTGTTGCTGATTTGTCTAACTCGAATTTTGAATAAAACAGTGAAAAGCATCCTTGAGTTGCTTGGGCAAATATGACCTTTGCAAGAATGCCAGTTACTTCTTCAACTAAGAAACCTGTGCAAGAATATCAATTAAACGAACCTCTGCAACCCGTAAATTGTTATATATATCATGAGCATATTGACTGCATTGTAGTGGATCTTTTTTATCAGAATCAATGTCTATGAAGTCCAACTTTGTTGATGTTGATAGTGCTGCATCAGGAACAGCTTTCCTAACTATGCCTGGTAAAAAGTTCAATTAGTTTAGtatgcaaaaagaaaaacattaacAGAACTACATGGTCACAATTACATGGAACACAAGAAAGCTAGTAGATACGAATCCTTTCTCTAGAGAAAAATGTCAAAGAAAGAAAGTGTAATGGAGAATTACTATCATTATTTAGGtcaaaaacatattctctaagtACTCAAGAATAAAGTATGAGGATAAGACCAAGGTTCCCtcatttgatttataaataacTACCACAGAGAAATCAATTGTTATCATCATCTCCTTTTTCTTAGTTATCCTTTCCAGAACCAAAAGCTTGTCAAAAGTTATATCGTCTCTATGAAACAAGTTCAAAAGGAAACTAACTTTTTCTTGGAAAACCTTTGATTTCTACTGCATTTCCTTGTTGTTCATGCGACTTTCTGTCTGAGCAACTTTGATTAAGGCTACTCCCTGCAGTTAGACAAACCAGGTGAATATTCATAAAACTGACTCAAATAGTACTTCTCAGATTAGAAAGACATGCTTTCAGCATCTTGATCCATACTTGGTGGTAACTTGGCTGGAAATTGAGAGACTTCAGGGTCAACAGAAGTGGTAGACACATTCATTGAGCTGTTTCCAACCCgcatgatcttcttcttcttctgacaattaaaataaactaaatcagATAAGAACAGGGATAAAATGAGCCAGCAGGAAAGTGTATACACTATAACCAAAGCTTTATTAGGATAATATAGAAGCACATACAACACATGAATCCTTGAATTCTCTAATGCACAATACTATTCTCTACTTGCAATACTTCAGATATTTCAAACCTCTTACTGATATTTAAAGAACTCAACAACAGTCAATTTATGAAACTTGTTTCGCATGGTGTCAATGACAATGTAGATAATACAAGTAAAACAGGAAGAACTACTAACTGGGACTTTCACAGCATCTCCATTTGAAGTGTTGCAACATAGATTTGTGACATCCTTAAGCACTGGCCGACATTTCTGCTCCACACAGGAAGTAAGTGGAACATTCTTGTTCCTCACCCTAAGGATTGCCGGGTCAGAACTTATCTGCAGAGCACGTTTCTGGCCCCGCTGCTTTGGCAGTTCTCCAGTGCTAGCAACCATGGATTTTTCAGAGACAGCAGCTCGAGATCTTGTAACTCGAACCATGGGCTCAATTGCAGCTGAGATTACTGAATTTTCTCTCTTCATAGTAAGTGTGGGGGGCATGGAATTAAGCTAGTCAATTTACTTTTAGTTGAACCCCCTCATTTACCTGCAAATTTTCTCAAAGTCAGTAACACTACATATCAAGAATTATGAAGCTCAAGAAACAACGAAACTAACAAAACTTAACATGCTTTATCATGGAAGTCAACCATTATAATTTATAGCCAAGTCAAGGTTAAGCTTAATGTTGACTAAATCTACCACCATATAAGGAAGAATTCATGTAAAAATCTTTCCATCGCACTCCAATTCACTGGATAATACCATTCAAAATGTAATGGGCATGTCATATCAAGAATAGTGAAGCTCAAGAAGCATTGAAACTAACTGAAACTTAACATTCTTTATCATGGCAGCCAACCATTATAACTTGTAGCCAAGGAAAGCTTTCGCTTCATCTCGACTAAATCTAACACTTAATAAGGAATTCATGTATAAATCTTTCCATAGGATTCCAGTTCAGTGGATAATACCATTCAAAATGAAATGTGCATAAGAAATGCCCAGTATTCTGGATCCATATTCACAAAAATAATACGCCACTCGTCAAAATAACACGTTCACATGTCCTACTAATATCAAGCATGAACATTAAACTATTAACCATCAAAAGAAGTACAAATATGAAAGAACTTATTCttcaaacaacaacaaacatatCCCACAAGTGGGATTTGGTGAGGGTAGAGAGGTCAAAGAAAACAATAGGAGCGGAGAAACCAAGGCAAAACATTAACCAAGGCAAAGAACTTACATCTCCACTAATGTATATGTTCTAAAACATAAACAGGAGAAAAATCTCAATGAAGCAAACAAGCACAACCAATGTAGCTCAAAATCGAACTATAATCCAAGAAACGTTTAAAAATACGTCTTTTACCAAACATCTAGATGCCTAATTAAAGGAAATTCCTctatatttcttcttctctaCTCCAAGAATTCAAAATTATCAGACAAAACCAGCGACCCACTTcaataaaacagaaaaaaatgaacaatgtAAGAAGGAAGATTCAAATTTGATAATTTCAAGAAACCCCAATGACCATATCATATGAGCAAAATGTTATTGAACAAAGAATGTAGATTAATAAACCTTGTTTCTGCATTCAACAGCTATAAGAACATTCAAGAATGTGATCAAGACAGGATCTTGATGAAAGAAAATGGAGATTGAGATGGAAGAGAGGCGGGATATTGAGTTCAAagttcaaattcaagaaaactGAAGAAAGGTTAAAAATGAGATATAAAGAAATTCAATTAGGGAGTAATTCTTTATCTTGGGTTTACAGTAATGGCCTCTGAGAAAAAGAGGAAATAAAAAACAGAGAGAGGTTTGACTGATTTGACTAAAACGGTTTTATAGAACAAATTAGTATTGTAATTTGGTTATTATAAGGTAACACGCGGTCCGAAAATGTAAAATACAAGGACATCCTAGCTGGCTGTTTTATTCCTGAATTGCCCCATCACTTTGGAAATTTGTACACATTTAGTCCTTTATCTATTATAGTAGtattattatacttgtattttcttaatCCATTTTGCTTAAAATATGAAGTGAAAAATGTGCTATTATGAAAAGGTGAATCACTAAACCtattaaacatttaaaattataggtCTAATGATTTGAGACCTAGCTATTGTTACACCTTAtgagacaaaaaaatataatatgaggTATTTACGGGTGATGAGtgcaaataaatttttgtaacTAAGTAACTCTTGTATTAACTAACGATGGCCCCAAAAGGGGAATGATGACTAGATTACAATGCAAAGAGAGATTAATTGAGAAAAAACATCATTCACTTACCCTACTCAAGGGACTCTAATGGCATATTTGTactcttatatatataagagCTTTGATGTATCAATTTGTGCATAACTCGATTAATTCATGAAGCAACTTGCTACAAGTGTTGTAACTGGATTCAGACCTAATATTTCTGAATTACTCTCATAACTAAGCAACTACTAGGTGATTCCCCTTGGGATATGCTAGTGCCATGTTTCAGTTCAAATGTGTATAATGGTTGCATGAGATATGCTCAGACAGATAAATGAGACACTTCCATCATCCATTTAAGAAAATTAGGTGTCTGAAATACTTGATTTCAAACTATACAGAATGGGCAAGTTTTAGCTTGCATTTCCAATGATCAAATTGCAAAGCTTAAAAcctttgaattatttattaaagGGTACAAAGTGTCTTTAGTGGTTTTGTTGATGACTTATGTCAAGGAGAGAATCATGAAACCATTCCAAAATTTACCAGCTCTTCCAAACCTTTTCTGAGCCTTTCTGCAGCTACTCGACAGTCCTTCTCAATCAATCCTCCAAAGGCGATCCTAAGATAACCTGGACAACCGCTGGAACTTCCAGGGATCAGGACTACTCCATGCCTCTTAGCTAGCCAGTGAACTACTTTGAAGTCGTCCATGTATTTATCTGGCAGCTTTGCCCACAGGTAAATGGCAGCTTCTCCCCCTTTAACAGCCCCCTCTCCCAAAGGAGATAAGGCTTCTTGTAGCACCTCTCTGTTCTTGACAAGGTCCTTAACTTGATTAGCTACCCATTCTGGTCCCATTTCCATTGAGTAGAGAGCCAGTCGTTGTGAGATTATTGAAGCACAAATCGGTATGTTGTCCTGAACTTTAAGGAGTTGAACTGCAAGCCCTTCCACTTCCGATGGGTATGCTATCTGCATCCATAAGACATGAGTTTAGCTCGCTTCACAAGATGAAAAAACTTACCTAATTCATGAGTAAATATTCAGTACAAAAGTTAGCTGAGGAATTTTGCTGCAAAATTAACATTGCAGAAAAAACATGTCCTAAAGCAATCATGCCTCATTCGCAATAAGTCTTAGCTGTTGGAACAACTCATTTTTGTTGCAAAAGAACACTTGTATTTGGTTTCTAATGAGACCAGTTTTATATCCAATTCTGGCAGATAACGCAGCCAGATACATGTTTTTTATAAAAGCTAATGAATAACAAGTATAGAGAGATATATTAGAGGTGTCATACATGCTGGTTTTAAAAAGAGATGTGCGAGTAAAGAGAAGCAGTTTAATTTTGGGATATAGGTAAAGGTGTGGGAGTTTATGAGGCAAGAAGATGCAGTTGGGgaaaacatagaaaaatcatCTTTTAACCAGAGATATATTTTTCTGGTTGTGTCAAGAGTCACTTAACAGATGACTAATCACTTGTGAGTTGTGTGCCCAGTATCATTACATTTCTAGATATAAGTTAGAACAAGAATCACTTACATATCCAACTCGCCATCCCATCATCCCATATGCTTTGGAGAAGGAAAAGATGTTGACAATGTGGTTTGCTTCTATGCAAACATGCTTGCGATCATCATACATAAAATACCTGCAAATAACTTGCAACGTATATATAAGAACATATCATTCAGGAAAACAGAAAACCACAAACATAGTGTACAGAAAAAAGTTGCAAGAAAAAGAAGGGACAGTGATGATATTCGACAGAACAATATGTTTGCATTCATGGAGGAGCAACGACTCAATAGATACATGTCTTAACTATCTAACTCCTTGAGAAAACAACTTTATAGGCTTATTTGTCAACTAGGGATTGAGAAAAAACAGCAACAAGTTGGCCAATAAGGATGAATTCAAGACTGATCCTTCTGTCATCTTAGCTATTTCCTTTCCTCCCCTTCATACCTATTAAAATTCTGCAACAGATCCCAGGATAGCATATATTTTCTTGCCAAGCAAATTTAGTGTAAGTTAAAAGttcacaaatcataaatatttccTCTCAATGCCAACACAAACGACCTGTATCCTTGGTTTTATTCAAAAGACTCTTGCTGGTCTAACTAAAAGTATTCcaggattagtcaattcaacaaCTACTTCCCTCATCATCTTTAGTTCTAAGACCATCATCATTCGTCCACAGACAGAAAAACAAATTAGCACCAGTAATTAACATCAAGCACTCAATTCAATATGAGAAACTAAAAGATTTGTATTCAACAGAAAAAATCACTTACTCATATGTGTTATCAATTACGAGCCAACATCCCGCTTCCTTACAAATATCAGATATCCTCTACATGACAAAAACTCAACTTGTTAATGTTTCAATAAAGTAAAAACCACACGACAATACTAATGCATTTGATAATTGAGGACTTCAACAATCTATCATATCTATAAAGATGAGATAAGAGACCTTAAGAAGGGACTCAGGAATATATGTTCCTGATGGATTGCCGGGATTAACAACAGTGACAAGCTTTGGGGTTGGTACAGTATTCTTTAGAGTACTCTCCAACCAGTCtgaaaattgagaaattatGGAATATGTCAAACTCATAGACAATCAAACAAAAAAGGCAGATATGTTTTGAAATTCTCAAGTCAATTTCGCAAAACAGTTGCAATATTT encodes the following:
- the LOC101261801 gene encoding cyclin-A2-4 isoform X1 produces the protein MPPTLTMKRENSVISAAIEPMVRVTRSRAAVSEKSMVASTGELPKQRGQKRALQISSDPAILRVRNKNVPLTSCVEQKCRPVLKDVTNLCCNTSNGDAVKVPKKKKIMRVGNSSMNVSTTSVDPEVSQFPAKLPPRSSLNQSCSDRKSHEQQGNAVEIKGFPRKSIVRKAVPDAALSTSTKLDFIDIDSDKKDPLQCSQYAHDIYNNLRVAELIRWPLSNFMETLQRDITESMRAILVDWIVEVSEEYNLVPDTLYLAVHFIDLFLSKNYVERKNLQLLGITCMLVASKYEEMCGPRVEEFCFITDNAYTKNEVEYCSFKFSQQDLEFLHYVTNKGGKDKHSSCIVLAMEILVLNFLGFRLSTPTAKTFLRRFIRAAQASYKNPNLELEFLANYLTELTLLEYGFLKFTPSAIAASSVFLARWTLDQSSHPWSPTLEHYTYYKAQHLKTTVIALQGLQLNINNCLLNVIRAKYRQEKFKSVACLSSPKLLETLFQT
- the LOC101244469 gene encoding aminotransferase, with translation MGSFGMLARRAVLTETPVMVQIQELVRSNKGCISLAQGVVYWQPPAQALEKVKEAIWEPSVSRYGADEGLPELREALMQKLGRENNLHKSSVMVTAGANQAFVNVVLTLCDAGDSVVMFAPYYFNAHMSFQMTGVTDILVGPGDAKTLHPDADWLESTLKNTVPTPKLVTVVNPGNPSGTYIPESLLKRISDICKEAGCWLVIDNTYEYFMYDDRKHVCIEANHIVNIFSFSKAYGMMGWRVGYIAYPSEVEGLAVQLLKVQDNIPICASIISQRLALYSMEMGPEWVANQVKDLVKNREVLQEALSPLGEGAVKGGEAAIYLWAKLPDKYMDDFKVVHWLAKRHGVVLIPGSSSGCPGYLRIAFGGLIEKDCRVAAERLRKGLEELVNFGMVS
- the LOC101261801 gene encoding cyclin-A2-4 isoform X2, translating into MPPTLTMKRENSVISAAIEPMVRVTRSRAAVSEKSMVASTGELPKQRGQKRALQISSDPAILRVRNKNVPLTSCVEQKCRPVLKDVTNLCCNTSNGDAVKVPKKKKIMRVGNSSMNVSTTSVDPEVSQFPAKLPPRSSLNQSCSDRKSHEQQGNAVEIKGFPRKSIVRKAVPDAALSTSTKLDFIDIDSDKKDPLQCSQYAHDIYNNLRVAELIRWPLSNFMETLQRDITESMRAILVDWIVEVSEEYNLVPDTLYLAVHFIDLFLSKNYVERKNLQLLGITCMLVASKYEEMCGPRVEEFCFITDNAYTKNEVLAMEILVLNFLGFRLSTPTAKTFLRRFIRAAQASYKNPNLELEFLANYLTELTLLEYGFLKFTPSAIAASSVFLARWTLDQSSHPWSPTLEHYTYYKAQHLKTTVIALQGLQLNINNCLLNVIRAKYRQEKFKSVACLSSPKLLETLFQT